One stretch of Rosistilla oblonga DNA includes these proteins:
- a CDS encoding Ppx/GppA phosphatase family protein — MSETTERSISAGLMPPRTVAVIDIGATSIRMAIAEISDLGLVRTIDSLTRKITLGEDVFKSRQITRSSIEECVRILRSYQKVLLEYGITSTDDIRVVATSAVREAVNRLAFLDRVFIATGLEVESIEEAEVNRITYMGIQPHLDSDPKLAVAKSVVVEVGGGSTEVLVVRSGNVLFSETHRLGSLRLAERLESLGAPGMRRRSIMETQIRQTVARIREQVFAEDGKIELIALGGDMRFAASHILGDWDGGTLARVSVDALDALVNEVLKYNEDEIVQKLNVNFSDATTLGPALLSNLMLARIFQLDTVLVSDTNLRDGLLLEMASEGRWTAEFRNQILRSAMTLGRKCDFDQPYAKHVAASASLLFEQLKAEHQLDAKYEVMLHVAALLHEIGMFVDVRSNHKHAMYLIRNSEIFGLSRQDVLLVALVARYHRRAHPQPGHDGYGSLSRSERVAVAKMAALLRLAIAMHDSRSGRVQDFKCIKQRDRLVIEVPRVEDVTLEQLAIRQNSTLFEEVFGLRVMIRAEQ; from the coding sequence GTGTCTGAAACAACCGAACGCTCCATCTCGGCTGGCTTGATGCCGCCGCGAACCGTTGCCGTTATCGATATCGGCGCCACCAGCATCCGGATGGCAATAGCTGAGATCAGCGACCTGGGGCTGGTCCGCACGATCGATTCGCTGACTCGCAAGATCACGCTGGGCGAAGACGTCTTCAAATCGCGGCAGATCACCAGGTCATCGATCGAAGAATGCGTGCGGATCCTGCGATCCTACCAGAAGGTGCTGTTGGAATACGGGATCACATCGACCGACGATATTCGTGTCGTCGCCACCAGCGCGGTTCGCGAAGCTGTCAACCGACTCGCTTTCCTGGATCGCGTCTTCATCGCCACCGGGCTGGAGGTCGAATCGATCGAAGAAGCCGAGGTGAATCGGATCACCTACATGGGCATCCAACCGCATCTGGACAGCGATCCCAAGCTGGCAGTCGCCAAGTCGGTCGTGGTGGAAGTTGGCGGTGGGTCGACCGAGGTGCTGGTCGTCCGCAGCGGCAACGTTCTGTTTTCGGAAACCCATCGGCTCGGTTCGCTGCGACTGGCCGAACGCTTGGAAAGTCTTGGCGCTCCGGGGATGCGGCGACGCAGCATCATGGAGACGCAAATCCGGCAAACCGTCGCGCGGATCCGCGAACAGGTGTTTGCCGAGGATGGCAAAATCGAATTGATCGCGTTGGGTGGCGACATGCGTTTCGCCGCCAGTCACATCTTGGGCGATTGGGATGGAGGGACCCTAGCGCGGGTCTCGGTCGACGCCTTGGACGCGTTGGTCAACGAGGTGCTGAAATACAACGAGGACGAGATCGTCCAAAAGCTGAACGTCAACTTCTCCGACGCGACCACGCTGGGGCCGGCGCTGTTGAGCAACCTGATGCTGGCAAGGATCTTCCAGCTGGATACCGTGCTGGTTTCGGACACCAACCTCCGCGATGGCCTGCTGTTGGAAATGGCCAGCGAGGGGCGTTGGACGGCGGAGTTTCGCAATCAAATCCTGCGGTCGGCGATGACTCTGGGGCGGAAGTGCGATTTTGATCAACCCTATGCCAAACATGTGGCGGCGTCGGCCAGCCTGTTGTTCGAACAATTGAAGGCCGAACATCAACTGGATGCCAAATACGAAGTCATGCTGCACGTCGCGGCGCTGTTGCACGAGATCGGGATGTTTGTCGACGTCCGCAGCAACCATAAACACGCGATGTATTTGATCCGCAACAGCGAGATCTTTGGGCTCAGTCGCCAGGACGTTTTGTTAGTCGCGTTGGTCGCCCGATACCACCGCCGCGCGCATCCGCAACCGGGACACGACGGTTACGGAAGTCTCAGCCGTAGCGAGCGAGTGGCGGTTGCAAAGATGGCCGCGCTGCTGCGGTTGGCGATCGCGATGCACGATTCGCGATCCGGCCGCGTGCAGGATTTCAAATGCATCAAGCAGCGCGATCGATTGGTGATCGAGGTCCCGCGGGTCGAAGACGTCACCCTGGAACAACTAGCGATCCGGCAAAACAGCACCCTTTTCGAAGAGGTGTTTGGGTTGCGCGTGATGATTCGGGCCGAACAATAA
- a CDS encoding HAD family hydrolase, whose protein sequence is MAAERFAIRRSQFFSVPPVAKVANVLTSTFVYFDLGNVLVKFDPELACRQVGDLLECDPATIRAAMYDSGIEELLESGQIEEPEFLDRLFSSVGRSAAGDAVLEAMSAMFRLNTPILPVVSRLVSEGVPMGILSNTCRPHWDWIMRQNYGLLRLIGTPAALSYEIGCMKPDPKIYHAAAELAGCAAEQILFIDDRLENVQGATACGWRAIHYIDTPTLIEDLRAMGYRCFV, encoded by the coding sequence ATGGCCGCCGAACGTTTTGCGATTCGCCGCAGCCAATTTTTTTCCGTTCCTCCTGTCGCCAAAGTTGCTAACGTGCTGACATCGACTTTCGTCTATTTTGATTTGGGCAACGTGCTTGTGAAGTTCGATCCCGAGCTTGCGTGCCGGCAGGTGGGCGATCTGTTGGAGTGCGATCCGGCGACGATTCGCGCCGCGATGTACGACAGCGGGATCGAAGAACTGCTGGAATCGGGACAGATCGAAGAGCCGGAGTTTCTCGACCGCTTGTTCAGCTCGGTCGGCCGCAGCGCCGCCGGCGACGCGGTGTTGGAGGCGATGAGCGCGATGTTCCGCTTGAACACACCGATCCTGCCGGTCGTCTCGCGTTTGGTCAGCGAAGGCGTGCCGATGGGGATCCTGTCGAACACCTGTCGCCCGCACTGGGATTGGATCATGCGGCAGAACTACGGCCTGCTGCGGCTGATCGGAACGCCGGCGGCGCTCAGTTACGAGATCGGGTGTATGAAACCCGATCCCAAGATTTATCATGCCGCTGCCGAACTCGCCGGCTGCGCCGCCGAACAGATCCTGTTCATCGACGATCGGCTCGAAAACGTGCAAGGTGCGACAGCGTGCGGTTGGCGAGCGATTCATTACATCGACACCCCGACGCTGATCGAAGACCTTCGCGCGATGGGGTACCGATGTTTTGTTTAA
- a CDS encoding M50 family metallopeptidase — translation MVIGRRIDQVLEALKWPIGVFAVLMLGPLCYATLLFAARIWQHPWSLIWFVAGILAYAFAWRPFMRRWLKTDWMLTVEHELTHALFALLTGHRVKSFQVTRKGGRVEVVGGSNWLIALAPYFFPTAPLILLLFAILMPLGTLLPWTGLFLGFSMAYHVRSTWTETHGAQTDFDQAGRWFSLIFLPSANLCAIGLVASFAVGGWDGMQRFSSDASAAIQWLVMLIPSALTWPAENPPLLDPVPGIDPAATPPVAIGPDSAAS, via the coding sequence ATGGTCATCGGCCGCCGCATCGATCAGGTTCTCGAGGCACTGAAGTGGCCGATCGGAGTGTTTGCCGTGCTGATGCTCGGCCCGTTGTGTTATGCCACGCTGCTGTTCGCCGCGCGAATCTGGCAGCACCCCTGGAGCTTGATCTGGTTCGTCGCGGGGATTCTTGCTTACGCCTTCGCCTGGCGGCCGTTCATGCGGCGGTGGTTGAAGACCGATTGGATGCTGACCGTCGAACACGAACTGACCCACGCGCTTTTTGCTCTCTTGACCGGCCATCGGGTGAAGAGCTTTCAGGTGACCCGCAAGGGGGGGCGAGTCGAAGTGGTTGGCGGTTCGAATTGGTTGATCGCGCTGGCTCCCTATTTTTTTCCGACAGCCCCGTTGATCCTGTTGCTGTTTGCGATCCTGATGCCGCTGGGAACGCTGCTGCCCTGGACGGGATTGTTCCTCGGTTTTTCGATGGCCTATCACGTCCGATCGACGTGGACCGAAACCCATGGGGCGCAGACGGATTTCGACCAGGCGGGGCGATGGTTTTCGCTGATCTTTCTCCCTTCAGCCAACCTGTGCGCTATCGGTTTAGTCGCCAGTTTCGCCGTCGGCGGCTGGGACGGTATGCAGCGGTTCAGCAGCGATGCCAGCGCTGCGATCCAGTGGCTGGTGATGCTGATCCCGTCGGCGCTTACCTGGCCCGCCGAGAATCCGCCGCTGTTGGATCCCGTGCCGGGAATCGATCCCGCCGCAACACCGCCGGTTGCGATCGGCCCCGATTCCGCCGCCTCTTGA
- the nth gene encoding endonuclease III: MRKQERAEIVLKRLNELYPDPPIPLDHRDPFTLLIAVLLSAQCTDKMVNRVTPALFDLADTPEAMRQQSVDAILEIIRPLGLAPKKAAAIAGLSQQLVDEFDGQVPADFKGLESLPGVGHKTASVVMSQAFGHPAFPVDTHIHRLAQRWGLTDGKNVQQTERDLKALFPESSWNALHLQIIYYGREYCTARGCDGTRCELCTTLYPKRRKPVETKKA; this comes from the coding sequence ATGCGCAAGCAAGAACGCGCCGAGATCGTGCTCAAACGACTGAATGAACTTTATCCCGACCCGCCGATTCCGTTGGACCATCGCGATCCGTTCACGCTGCTGATCGCTGTCCTCTTGAGCGCCCAGTGCACCGACAAAATGGTCAATCGCGTCACGCCGGCGCTGTTCGATTTGGCTGACACACCCGAAGCGATGCGTCAGCAATCGGTCGATGCGATCCTCGAGATCATTCGCCCGCTGGGCTTGGCACCGAAAAAGGCGGCCGCGATCGCGGGGCTCAGTCAACAATTGGTCGACGAGTTCGACGGTCAGGTGCCAGCCGATTTCAAGGGACTCGAATCGCTGCCGGGCGTGGGACACAAGACTGCCAGCGTCGTGATGAGCCAAGCGTTTGGGCACCCCGCGTTTCCCGTCGACACCCACATTCATCGCCTGGCCCAACGCTGGGGACTGACCGACGGCAAAAACGTCCAACAGACCGAACGCGATCTGAAAGCGTTGTTCCCCGAATCGAGCTGGAATGCGCTGCATCTGCAGATCATCTACTACGGTCGCGAATATTGCACCGCCCGCGGATGCGACGGCACTCGCTGTGAACTCTGCACGACGCTCTACCCCAAACGCCGCAAGCCGGTCGAAACCAAAAAGGCTTAG
- the rnc gene encoding ribonuclease III, giving the protein MNAEPHRPQDDRPSIAPPPPPATSDCDDATLLAAPTTTAAKPTKAKAAKAAAAIDPDNEELTTEQRLDLCESIIGHSFSDRELLLEALTHASGASHRLKSNERMEFLGDAILGAVVCDWLYHERTDLNEGELTKIKSNVVSRQTCSKVAKRLGLDRCLLVGKGVRKNRSFPKSLTSDVFESIVAAIYLDGGFDKVRELLHQWLAQEVAEGINSRGDENHKSNLQQVVQRDFSTTPCYRLLDSVGPDHSKKFQIAVLVDGQLRTPAWGRSKKDAEQRAAANALAEISGKEPPYQDGLP; this is encoded by the coding sequence ATGAATGCTGAACCCCATCGTCCCCAGGACGATCGCCCCTCGATCGCTCCCCCACCGCCGCCGGCAACCAGCGATTGCGACGACGCGACTTTGCTAGCCGCCCCAACGACAACCGCTGCCAAGCCAACCAAAGCGAAAGCGGCCAAAGCCGCCGCGGCGATCGATCCGGACAACGAAGAACTAACGACCGAACAGCGGTTGGATCTTTGCGAATCGATCATCGGCCACAGCTTCTCGGATCGCGAGCTGCTGTTGGAAGCGTTGACCCACGCGTCGGGCGCCTCGCACCGATTGAAGTCGAACGAGCGGATGGAGTTTCTGGGCGACGCGATCCTCGGCGCTGTCGTTTGCGATTGGCTGTACCACGAACGGACCGATCTCAACGAAGGCGAACTCACCAAGATCAAATCGAACGTCGTCAGCCGCCAGACCTGCTCCAAAGTTGCCAAGCGGCTGGGACTGGATCGATGTCTGTTGGTCGGCAAGGGAGTTCGCAAGAACCGCAGCTTCCCCAAATCTTTGACCTCCGATGTTTTCGAATCGATCGTCGCGGCGATCTATCTGGACGGCGGGTTCGACAAAGTCCGCGAACTGTTGCACCAATGGTTGGCGCAGGAGGTGGCCGAAGGGATCAACAGCCGCGGCGACGAGAACCATAAATCGAACCTGCAGCAAGTGGTGCAACGCGATTTCAGCACCACACCCTGCTATCGTTTGCTCGATTCGGTCGGCCCCGATCACAGCAAAAAGTTCCAGATCGCGGTGCTGGTCGATGGCCAGTTGCGAACGCCCGCATGGGGCCGAAGCAAGAAGGACGCCGAACAGCGAGCCGCCGCCAACGCGTTGGCGGAGATCTCTGGCAAGGAGCCCCCATATCAGGATGGTTTGCCCTAA
- a CDS encoding HEAT repeat domain-containing protein → MTDQPRQDPSNLEHSDPAIRRQTLQSIIDESPRLADWTIPLLRAACDPHASVSELAIATLEDMGAPDASQVADIVAFAQRPADSETVYWATTLIGRIGPAAADAVPTLAGVLANSSFLHVREKAAWALGQIGPAAVGASAVLQSAAEQGPPRLQRLATKALAAMAGSAAA, encoded by the coding sequence ATGACAGACCAACCTCGCCAAGATCCGTCGAATCTAGAGCATTCCGATCCAGCAATCCGCCGTCAAACGCTGCAGTCGATCATCGACGAGAGTCCGCGGTTGGCTGATTGGACGATTCCGTTGTTGCGAGCCGCTTGCGACCCTCACGCATCGGTCAGCGAACTGGCGATCGCGACGCTCGAAGACATGGGCGCTCCCGACGCGTCGCAAGTTGCTGACATCGTCGCTTTTGCTCAACGACCTGCCGATAGCGAAACGGTTTACTGGGCTACCACATTGATCGGCCGGATCGGTCCAGCGGCAGCCGACGCGGTTCCAACGTTGGCTGGCGTGTTGGCGAATTCGTCGTTCCTGCACGTTCGCGAGAAAGCCGCCTGGGCGTTGGGACAGATCGGTCCCGCAGCGGTCGGAGCCAGCGCGGTATTGCAATCCGCTGCCGAACAGGGGCCGCCGCGATTGCAGCGGCTGGCGACCAAAGCGTTGGCTGCGATGGCAGGCAGCGCCGCCGCATAA
- a CDS encoding endonuclease/exonuclease/phosphatase family protein, producing MATRRKKISSLPIGRFIGPPLTIVLFLVVGYLAMTGRLPFLNGASDQAATTEAGLLPGTEGGLQLTSSGDPAAKPIETLTVATFNIQVFGVKKAEDLEVMRYLALILRQFDVIAVQEIRSLERAPVDQLLELINSTGEQYKVILSERLGRTDSKEQYAYFWDSRRIQFVEGSSYLVNDSADFMHREPFVASFHALQAGVPGAKPFSFTMINVHTDPDETDQELNVLDDVFQSVRAYEFSEDDFILAGDLNVEIDKLGELGQIQSVESVNREQTNTAGSRSIDHLLIDRTATTEFRGAGVINYERDLKLPRELADRISDHRPVWAVFDSSEHAPQGVIAALPETVSR from the coding sequence GTGGCCACCCGACGCAAGAAAATCTCATCGCTTCCCATCGGCAGGTTCATCGGACCACCGCTAACGATCGTCTTGTTCCTGGTTGTCGGTTATCTGGCGATGACCGGTCGGCTCCCCTTCTTAAATGGAGCTAGCGATCAAGCCGCGACAACCGAAGCTGGCCTGCTGCCCGGAACCGAGGGCGGTTTGCAGCTGACCTCCAGCGGCGATCCGGCCGCCAAACCGATCGAAACACTGACTGTCGCCACTTTCAACATCCAAGTCTTCGGCGTTAAGAAAGCGGAAGACCTCGAGGTGATGCGCTACCTGGCGTTGATCCTGCGGCAGTTCGACGTGATCGCGGTTCAAGAAATCCGCAGCCTGGAACGGGCTCCCGTCGATCAGTTGCTGGAGTTGATCAATTCGACAGGCGAACAATACAAGGTGATCTTGAGCGAGCGGCTGGGGCGGACCGACAGCAAAGAACAATACGCCTACTTCTGGGACAGCCGACGGATTCAGTTCGTCGAAGGATCGTCGTATCTGGTCAACGATAGCGCCGACTTCATGCACCGCGAACCTTTTGTCGCCAGCTTCCACGCTCTGCAAGCGGGCGTGCCCGGGGCAAAACCGTTCAGCTTTACGATGATCAACGTGCACACCGATCCCGACGAGACCGACCAAGAATTAAACGTTCTCGACGATGTGTTCCAGAGCGTTCGCGCGTACGAGTTTTCCGAAGACGACTTCATCTTGGCGGGCGATCTGAACGTCGAAATCGACAAGTTGGGAGAGCTTGGGCAGATCCAAAGCGTCGAATCGGTCAACCGCGAACAGACCAATACCGCTGGCAGTCGCAGCATCGATCATCTGTTGATCGACCGCACGGCGACGACGGAGTTCCGTGGTGCGGGCGTGATCAATTACGAACGCGATCTGAAGCTGCCGCGCGAACTTGCCGATCGGATTTCCGACCATCGCCCCGTGTGGGCAGTCTTCGACAGCAGCGAACACGCCCCGCAAGGTGTGATCGCCGCGCTGCCGGAAACCGTGTCGCGCTGA
- a CDS encoding NAD(P)/FAD-dependent oxidoreductase has protein sequence MKANYDVVVIGGGPAGSSAAALTAAAGHSTLLIEREAMPRFHIGESLMPEVYWPLQRLGVVDRMEELGFQKKLSVQFVTNSGKESSPFYFKQHDPRECSSTWQVERARFDQMLFERAAELGADCYDQTRLLDVEIDDQDRATGIRVRDAQGQEHTISSRVVVDATGLQSFIANKLGLKEINPDLKKAAIWGYWKNARRDEGENEGATIIMQTEKKDSWFWFIPLSNGITSIGCVGNNDYMLKQGLKPDAKYEHELSICPGLQERLKDAEFQGEIRVAKEFSYTTKRHAGEGWVLIGDAFGFIDPIYSSGVYFALETGVRAADAITEGFAKDDLSGAQLARWADDFKDGSSWIRKLVHAYYTNEFSFGRFMKAHPQHTGNLTDLLIGRIFHDQAGAIFDDMDEAIEAAKRDAMSM, from the coding sequence GTGAAAGCGAACTATGACGTTGTCGTAATCGGTGGTGGTCCCGCAGGCAGTTCGGCCGCCGCTCTAACCGCCGCCGCCGGGCATAGCACGCTGTTGATCGAGCGCGAAGCGATGCCCCGCTTTCACATCGGCGAGTCGCTGATGCCCGAGGTCTATTGGCCGCTGCAACGCTTGGGTGTGGTCGATCGGATGGAAGAACTCGGCTTTCAAAAGAAGCTGAGCGTTCAGTTTGTCACCAACAGCGGCAAGGAGTCGTCGCCGTTCTATTTCAAGCAGCACGATCCGCGTGAGTGCAGCAGCACGTGGCAAGTCGAACGGGCGCGGTTCGATCAGATGCTGTTCGAACGCGCCGCCGAATTGGGAGCCGATTGTTACGACCAAACGCGGTTGTTGGACGTCGAGATCGACGACCAAGATCGCGCCACCGGGATCCGCGTCCGCGACGCTCAGGGGCAGGAGCACACGATCTCCAGCCGCGTGGTCGTCGATGCGACGGGGCTGCAATCGTTTATCGCCAACAAACTGGGACTGAAAGAGATCAATCCCGACCTCAAGAAAGCCGCGATCTGGGGCTACTGGAAAAACGCCCGGCGGGACGAGGGGGAAAACGAAGGGGCGACGATCATCATGCAGACCGAGAAGAAAGATTCTTGGTTCTGGTTCATCCCGCTGTCCAACGGCATCACCAGCATCGGCTGCGTTGGCAACAACGACTACATGCTCAAACAGGGGCTCAAGCCCGACGCGAAATACGAACACGAATTGAGCATCTGCCCGGGGCTGCAAGAGCGGCTGAAGGATGCCGAGTTCCAGGGCGAAATCCGCGTCGCCAAAGAGTTTTCGTACACCACCAAACGGCATGCTGGCGAGGGCTGGGTGCTGATCGGCGACGCTTTTGGTTTCATCGATCCGATCTATTCTTCGGGCGTCTATTTTGCGTTGGAGACGGGGGTGCGAGCCGCCGACGCGATCACCGAAGGCTTTGCCAAAGATGATCTCTCCGGAGCTCAACTGGCTCGCTGGGCCGACGACTTCAAAGATGGTTCCAGCTGGATCCGCAAACTGGTCCACGCTTACTACACCAATGAATTCAGCTTCGGTCGCTTCATGAAGGCTCATCCGCAGCACACCGGCAATCTGACCGATCTGTTGATCGGGCGGATCTTCCACGACCAAGCTGGCGCGATCTTCGACGACATGGATGAAGCGATCGAGGCGGCGAAGCGCGACGCGATGTCGATGTAA
- a CDS encoding GGDEF domain-containing protein, which translates to MGTELVALIALSCGCSGLLCGWFLRNPSGLPQSAAPSSDAEKNRNERDRLEKIAASLRSVTTSVAAEVDAHQTKIQAVSDSLSDSDEDHVLDAVASLIAANAMMQQQLGDAQNQIRSQAAAIESAEEMALTDALTGLNNRRALDRQMTQRHELGDTVAHPTTFMLIDVDHFKNFNDLHGHLTGDEVLKHVGRLLTTSLSDVGFVARYGGEEFAVLFNDMKVAEIKDRADAVRETFGEQEFFVDDQCLQVTASAGLAQLEPGETIESWIERADNALYNAKDEGRNQAYWMDGDVAFPVKSEDEEEAADTLAAAASDQPEESIVEPPEEPIVEPAAESIVGPAEESIVGPSEDPSEESIVEPAAEPTAGPAEETAGGVDVADLTKLSEKVASGFIKLQAERIPFCMLSIRVESDKSDDAWKQITLDCLHTSVRGIDADRIGFDGDRTFIVCLPSTDESVAGERAKTIRQSIDGASGSAWSVEVTTTRATGTETFEEAIQRAIGSSQTADRDEPAIV; encoded by the coding sequence ATGGGAACTGAATTAGTCGCGTTGATAGCGCTCAGCTGCGGCTGTTCGGGTTTGTTGTGTGGGTGGTTTCTCCGCAATCCCAGCGGTCTGCCGCAGTCGGCGGCCCCTTCTTCCGACGCCGAAAAGAACCGCAACGAACGCGATCGGCTAGAAAAGATCGCCGCTTCGCTCCGCAGCGTGACCACTAGCGTGGCCGCGGAGGTCGACGCGCACCAAACAAAAATCCAGGCCGTGTCGGACAGTTTGTCCGATTCGGACGAGGACCATGTGCTCGATGCGGTCGCCAGCCTGATCGCCGCTAACGCGATGATGCAGCAGCAGTTGGGAGACGCCCAAAATCAGATCCGCAGCCAAGCCGCTGCGATCGAGTCGGCCGAAGAGATGGCGTTGACCGACGCGCTCACGGGCCTGAACAATCGTCGCGCCCTCGACCGCCAGATGACTCAGCGGCATGAGTTGGGCGATACCGTCGCCCATCCGACCACTTTTATGTTGATCGACGTCGATCACTTCAAGAACTTCAACGATCTGCACGGTCACTTAACCGGCGACGAAGTGCTCAAGCACGTCGGTCGGTTGTTGACCACCAGTCTCTCCGACGTTGGTTTTGTCGCCCGCTACGGCGGCGAAGAGTTTGCTGTCCTGTTTAACGACATGAAAGTCGCCGAGATCAAAGACCGCGCCGATGCGGTTCGTGAGACCTTTGGCGAGCAGGAGTTTTTCGTCGACGACCAATGTCTGCAGGTCACCGCCAGCGCGGGACTGGCTCAATTGGAACCGGGCGAGACGATCGAATCGTGGATCGAACGGGCCGACAACGCACTCTATAACGCCAAAGACGAGGGCCGAAACCAAGCCTACTGGATGGATGGCGATGTCGCGTTCCCGGTGAAGTCCGAGGACGAAGAAGAGGCTGCTGATACGCTCGCGGCCGCTGCCAGCGATCAACCCGAAGAATCGATCGTCGAACCGCCGGAAGAACCGATCGTAGAGCCGGCAGCAGAATCAATCGTAGGACCGGCGGAAGAATCGATCGTGGGACCGTCGGAAGATCCGTCGGAAGAGTCGATCGTAGAACCAGCGGCAGAACCGACCGCAGGTCCCGCGGAAGAAACCGCTGGTGGGGTCGATGTAGCCGACCTGACGAAGCTGAGCGAAAAAGTCGCTTCGGGGTTCATTAAGCTGCAGGCCGAACGGATTCCATTCTGCATGCTGTCGATCCGCGTCGAATCCGACAAATCGGACGATGCCTGGAAACAGATCACGTTGGACTGTCTGCACACTTCGGTCCGCGGGATCGATGCCGATCGGATCGGTTTCGACGGCGATCGGACGTTTATCGTCTGTCTGCCGAGCACCGATGAATCGGTCGCCGGAGAGCGTGCCAAAACGATCCGCCAGAGTATCGATGGGGCCAGTGGTTCGGCATGGAGTGTAGAAGTGACAACGACTCGTGCAACCGGCACCGAAACGTTCGAGGAAGCGATCCAACGCGCGATCGGATCCAGCCAGACCGCCGACCGCGATGAACCCGCGATCGTCTAA
- a CDS encoding SGNH/GDSL hydrolase family protein translates to MHRICCIALLSLVCSPSVFGQQGVLKPIEDRADLPRVLLIGDSISMGYTVPTRKLLADKANVHRIPANGGPTTRGLANIDKWLGDGDWDLIHFNWGIHDLKHQADGTRQVEPAAYEKNLRALVAKLKATGAKLVWASTTPIPKGKLNPDRTFGDETHYNEIAARVMTELDVPINDLHGYIMPRFDELHRPQDLHYTSAGSDFLAERVADVIEQHLSE, encoded by the coding sequence ATCCGTCTTTGGCCAGCAGGGCGTTTTGAAGCCGATCGAAGACCGCGCGGATCTTCCGCGGGTGCTGTTGATCGGCGATTCGATCTCGATGGGTTACACCGTGCCGACGCGTAAGCTGTTGGCCGACAAAGCGAACGTTCATCGAATCCCGGCTAACGGCGGGCCGACGACTCGCGGTTTGGCAAACATCGACAAATGGCTAGGCGATGGCGATTGGGATCTGATCCATTTCAATTGGGGCATCCATGATCTGAAGCACCAAGCCGATGGCACGCGGCAAGTCGAACCGGCCGCTTACGAAAAGAACTTGCGAGCGTTGGTGGCCAAGTTGAAAGCGACCGGGGCGAAGTTGGTCTGGGCGTCGACGACACCGATTCCCAAGGGCAAACTGAATCCCGACCGGACCTTTGGCGACGAGACGCATTACAACGAGATCGCCGCCCGCGTGATGACCGAACTCGACGTGCCGATCAACGATCTACACGGCTACATCATGCCCCGCTTCGACGAACTGCACCGACCTCAAGATCTGCACTACACATCCGCCGGATCGGACTTTCTGGCGGAACGAGTGGCCGACGTGATCGAGCAACACTTGTCGGAATGA